A single genomic interval of Persephonella atlantica harbors:
- the dapC gene encoding succinyldiaminopimelate transaminase encodes MNRIIKSLRPYPMEELNRIKDELKKKGIKIYDFGTGDPKEPTDPKIRQALIDAVPEVSQYPSVYGKRELREAISKWFENRFGVFLNPDTQIIPSNGSKEAIFHFPLVFIDTDIPEKKKVIFGTPGYPVYERGTLYAGGEPVPIRLREEDRFLLRLDRVDKSLLEETKIVWINYPHNPTGATASLSYLDEVYHICREYDIILCSDECYTEIYFDRKPPSALQVGTEGIVVFHSLSKRSGMTGYRTGFVAGDEKIISEYRKGRASFGVATPDFIQEAAKVAWSDEEHVEERRKIFKEKREIFLQFFREIGLQSLYPEATFYFWVKAPDGMSGEDYAKHLLRYGIVVSPGVNFCSGLEVMEGRCRSEYFRIALVPTVSECQEAVQIWKDAHSDLKL; translated from the coding sequence ATGAACAGAATAATAAAAAGTCTCAGACCCTATCCTATGGAAGAGCTAAACAGGATTAAAGATGAACTGAAAAAGAAAGGCATTAAAATATACGACTTTGGAACTGGAGACCCAAAAGAACCAACAGACCCTAAAATAAGACAGGCTCTTATTGATGCTGTTCCAGAGGTAAGCCAGTATCCATCTGTTTATGGAAAAAGGGAACTGAGGGAGGCCATATCAAAATGGTTTGAAAACAGATTTGGAGTTTTTCTAAATCCTGATACCCAGATAATACCTTCAAATGGTTCCAAGGAAGCTATATTTCACTTTCCCCTTGTCTTTATAGATACGGATATTCCTGAAAAGAAGAAAGTAATTTTTGGAACCCCCGGATATCCTGTTTACGAAAGGGGAACCCTTTATGCAGGGGGAGAGCCTGTTCCTATAAGATTAAGAGAAGAGGACAGATTTCTCCTCAGGTTAGACAGAGTTGATAAATCTCTTTTAGAAGAGACAAAAATTGTATGGATTAACTATCCCCATAATCCTACAGGAGCAACTGCTTCCCTTTCTTATCTGGATGAGGTTTACCACATATGCAGAGAGTACGACATTATTCTTTGCTCTGATGAGTGCTATACAGAGATTTATTTTGACAGAAAACCTCCTTCTGCCCTTCAGGTGGGAACAGAAGGGATTGTTGTTTTTCATTCCCTTTCCAAAAGAAGTGGTATGACAGGATACAGAACAGGGTTTGTTGCAGGAGATGAAAAAATAATATCTGAGTATAGAAAGGGAAGGGCATCGTTCGGGGTGGCAACACCAGACTTTATCCAGGAAGCTGCAAAGGTTGCATGGTCTGATGAGGAGCACGTGGAGGAAAGGAGAAAGATTTTTAAGGAAAAAAGGGAGATATTTTTACAGTTTTTCAGAGAAATTGGTCTTCAATCTTTATACCCTGAAGCAACGTTTTATTTCTGGGTTAAAGCTCCAGATGGAATGAGTGGGGAAGATTATGCAAAACATCTCTTAAGATATGGAATAGTAGTATCTCCGGGAGTTAACTTCTGCTCAGGTCTTGAAGTGATGGAAGGAAGATGCCGGTCTGAATACTTCAGGATTGCCCTTGTTCCTACAGTCAGTGAATGTCAGGAGGCAGTACAGATTTGGAAAGATGCCCATTCAGATTTAAAACTCTAA
- a CDS encoding DUF2267 domain-containing protein: MNFEKYVQKGNLFLKELAEELGVPEDKDRAGRILRAVLHAFRKRLTPEEFLDLLAQLPMCIKAVAVDGWRITESPDKSIKHVDDLIHAVMEEDRRTAARDLGNEQHAREAIKAVIRVIKRHVSDGEIKDVEAELPKHLREFIEEA, translated from the coding sequence ATGAATTTCGAAAAGTACGTTCAAAAAGGAAATCTATTCCTTAAGGAGCTTGCTGAAGAGCTTGGAGTTCCTGAGGACAAAGACAGAGCGGGAAGGATTTTGAGAGCTGTTCTCCATGCTTTCAGAAAAAGACTTACACCAGAGGAATTTCTCGACCTTCTGGCTCAGCTTCCTATGTGCATAAAGGCTGTTGCTGTTGATGGATGGAGAATTACAGAATCTCCAGACAAATCCATAAAACATGTTGATGACCTTATCCATGCAGTGATGGAAGAGGACAGAAGGACAGCAGCAAGAGATTTAGGTAATGAACAGCATGCCAGAGAAGCTATAAAAGCAGTTATCAGAGTGATTAAGAGACATGTTTCAGATGGAGAGATAAAGGATGTAGAAGCTGAACTGCCTAAGCATCTGAGAGAATTTATAGAAGAAGCCTGA
- a CDS encoding radical SAM protein, with translation MKYIFGPVLSRRFGKSIGVDVSPDKKQCNFDCLYCEVGKEKTVPQIENPPQVKEIISELEDFLKTSGYPDVITVTASGEPTLYPFLDQLISSINRIKKDSKTLILSNGSTINKPEVREVLKKFDIVKLSLDAADQRTFKKINRVIDGIHVNEIIKGMESFRNEFKGQLVVEVLFVRGVNDSIENIKRLSEVLREIKPDRLDIGTVDRPPAYMVNPLTDRELLEIAQHFKGINTNVITRGKDSTIEKIDISEKQIIQTFRRRPYTYQDIQTVFGEETIIRIKQMIKEGKLEENLSNNEIFITPSVTN, from the coding sequence TTGAAATACATATTTGGACCTGTCTTATCAAGAAGATTTGGGAAATCTATAGGTGTTGATGTTTCACCTGATAAAAAGCAGTGTAATTTTGACTGTTTGTACTGTGAAGTTGGAAAAGAAAAAACTGTACCACAGATAGAAAATCCACCACAGGTTAAGGAAATTATCTCAGAGCTTGAAGATTTCCTGAAAACTTCCGGTTATCCTGACGTTATTACTGTAACAGCAAGTGGAGAGCCTACCCTTTATCCGTTTCTTGATCAGCTTATCAGCAGTATCAACAGGATTAAGAAGGACTCAAAAACATTGATACTGTCAAACGGCTCAACAATAAACAAACCTGAAGTTAGGGAAGTTCTAAAAAAGTTTGATATAGTCAAACTTTCACTTGATGCAGCAGACCAGAGAACATTTAAAAAAATCAACAGAGTGATTGATGGTATCCATGTAAACGAGATAATAAAAGGTATGGAAAGCTTTAGAAATGAGTTTAAAGGTCAGCTTGTAGTAGAAGTGCTGTTTGTGAGGGGAGTAAATGATTCGATAGAAAACATTAAAAGACTGTCTGAAGTTCTGAGAGAAATAAAACCTGATAGACTGGACATTGGGACAGTAGACAGGCCTCCTGCTTACATGGTAAATCCTCTCACTGACAGGGAGCTTTTAGAGATAGCACAACATTTTAAAGGGATAAACACGAATGTGATAACAAGAGGTAAAGACAGCACCATAGAAAAGATAGATATCAGTGAAAAACAGATAATACAGACATTCAGAAGGAGACCTTACACATATCAGGACATACAGACAGTCTTTGGAGAGGAAACTATCATAAGGATAAAACAGATGATAAAAGAAGGAAAACTTGAAGAAAATCTCTCAAACAACGAGATATTTATCACTCCGTCAGTGACAAACTGA
- a CDS encoding LysM peptidoglycan-binding domain-containing protein translates to MKKLITVLLAFSFCFASPVKDEIQPEDIDILISLALDSSSVLNDSSFFDSKIDISIKIDLVEKSMIQNRIRIFKKRGLKKISYYLDRGKRYIPLIKEIFDRYSIPDEFIFLPIIESHFNIRAKSPAGAAGLWQFMPQTARMYGLTINKWIDERYDVEKSTIAAALYLKDLYGIFEDWTLALASYNTGEGVIIRKINKYGGLNFWDIDEYLSKETRNYVPNFLATVSIVRELLQKEHFDYKHMEFDILRVNKPVSLRYIASLIGYPVHLLREMNPHLKKGITPPYEGEYNVYIPKGYRETLEVALEKAPLERYPALKEYTVKKGDSLGKIAKKFGITVSYLKKINDIQNTVIMAGSVIKVPSYITAYPDYYDSIIDLSEDIIYTPKGIIYKVKKGDTLGKIAKKFRVSISAIKRWNRIKGFIYPNQRIIIYKRVKYRNTGESVVIKRNISYLKRKVKKRKPTFRYIFYRVKKGDSLLKIAKKYGVSVGQIKQWNRLKGNVIRVGQKITIIKRTNDG, encoded by the coding sequence ATGAAAAAATTAATAACTGTTTTACTTGCTTTCAGTTTCTGTTTCGCTTCCCCTGTAAAGGATGAGATTCAGCCTGAAGACATCGATATTCTCATTTCTCTTGCCCTTGACAGCTCTTCTGTTTTGAATGATAGTTCTTTTTTTGATTCAAAGATTGATATTTCTATCAAGATAGACCTTGTTGAAAAGTCTATGATCCAAAACCGTATCAGAATTTTTAAAAAAAGAGGGCTTAAAAAGATATCCTACTATCTTGATAGGGGAAAAAGGTATATACCACTGATAAAAGAGATATTTGACAGATACAGCATTCCTGATGAGTTTATATTCCTTCCCATCATAGAGAGCCATTTTAACATAAGGGCAAAATCCCCGGCAGGTGCAGCAGGGCTGTGGCAGTTTATGCCACAGACAGCAAGAATGTATGGTCTTACCATAAACAAATGGATTGATGAAAGGTACGATGTTGAAAAATCTACGATAGCTGCAGCCCTCTATCTGAAAGATTTATACGGAATATTTGAAGACTGGACTTTAGCTCTTGCCAGCTACAACACAGGCGAAGGAGTCATAATAAGAAAGATTAACAAGTACGGCGGGCTGAACTTCTGGGATATTGATGAGTATCTATCAAAAGAAACGAGAAATTACGTTCCTAACTTTTTGGCTACTGTATCGATTGTGAGGGAACTGCTCCAGAAAGAACACTTTGATTACAAACATATGGAGTTTGATATACTCAGAGTAAACAAGCCTGTATCACTGAGATATATTGCATCTCTCATTGGTTATCCTGTCCATCTCCTCAGAGAGATGAATCCCCATTTAAAAAAAGGAATAACACCACCATATGAGGGAGAATACAATGTATATATACCTAAAGGATACAGAGAAACATTAGAGGTGGCTTTAGAAAAAGCTCCACTTGAGAGATATCCTGCACTCAAAGAGTACACAGTTAAAAAAGGAGATTCGTTAGGTAAGATAGCAAAAAAATTTGGAATCACAGTATCTTATCTAAAAAAGATAAATGATATCCAGAATACTGTTATTATGGCAGGCTCTGTCATTAAAGTGCCCTCTTACATAACAGCTTATCCTGATTACTATGACAGCATTATTGACCTGTCAGAAGATATCATATACACCCCTAAAGGCATTATTTATAAAGTGAAAAAGGGAGACACCCTTGGGAAAATTGCAAAAAAGTTCAGGGTTTCTATTTCTGCAATCAAAAGGTGGAACAGGATTAAAGGTTTTATCTATCCAAATCAGAGGATTATTATATATAAGAGGGTAAAGTACAGAAATACTGGAGAGAGTGTTGTAATAAAAAGAAACATATCCTATCTTAAGAGAAAAGTAAAAAAAAGAAAACCTACATTCAGATATATATTTTACAGGGTTAAGAAAGGCGATTCCCTTTTAAAAATAGCTAAAAAATACGGAGTGTCTGTCGGACAGATTAAACAGTGGAACCGTTTAAAGGGTAACGTAATAAGGGTAGGACAGAAAATAACGATAATAAAGAGAACAAATGACGGATAA
- a CDS encoding phosphate-starvation-inducible PsiE family protein: MTDKIREKLKDLLEPHKIHKKLGDFLEFLEDIIVLILLILLFLLSIYALHDIYIALTKAKVKVYDLIPKFIYLFILIELFRLTIVYLKERRIDTSLIVKTTLIAVLREIIIKAPYFKPLDYVGIAFLTLILALMYYVPKYIFVSEAEFELKKKPYQLKTKRVVKSKRKE; the protein is encoded by the coding sequence ATGACGGATAAAATTAGAGAAAAATTAAAAGACTTATTAGAACCTCACAAAATACACAAAAAGTTAGGGGATTTTTTAGAATTTTTAGAAGATATCATTGTTCTTATACTGCTCATACTTCTTTTCCTGCTGAGTATATACGCTCTTCATGATATATACATAGCTCTGACAAAAGCCAAAGTTAAGGTTTACGACCTTATACCAAAATTTATATACCTGTTTATACTGATTGAGCTGTTTAGACTGACAATTGTTTATCTCAAAGAGAGAAGAATAGATACTTCACTTATCGTAAAAACAACCCTTATTGCAGTGCTGAGGGAAATCATTATTAAAGCTCCCTACTTTAAACCCCTTGATTATGTAGGTATAGCATTTCTCACACTTATCCTTGCCCTTATGTACTATGTTCCTAAATATATATTTGTCTCTGAAGCAGAGTTTGAGCTTAAGAAAAAACCATATCAGTTGAAGACAAAAAGGGTGGTAAAATCAAAAAGAAAAGAATAA
- a CDS encoding DEAD/DEAH box helicase yields MKKFYGSTGSFPEYWTVKHFCETVCVVTDSEKRAKLFYHDAQVYARHLSKRIELSIIPSETDILDTDSQIKRNYALYSVLKKKNSVVVMDRKALDIPVRKVEQFLNSTITVEEGKEINREYLIDTLLKNGYIREEIVENTGEFSVKGGFISVHIPFTGLVEIHLFGDFVENIYIKSKLGTRKKIKTVDIFPLYDFPVKADGITLQFEKTEDTKVSEYLKDINRYYIDVHTAKDGKVYFFSTGSSDVVGSIKDREGLKEIKLPLRQPLVLKDEKLFFSPSKEETLQIDFEPLEEGDYVVHEDYGIGIYRGIETRNIKGKNYDFMILEYAGGEKVYLSYLHFDKIFKYRASGTVELDTIGGTSWRNLKKRVKGSLKKIAKQLLKLYAERKSTKRKPYIVDDELIKKFESSFPYVETPDQMKAIIDVKNDMASDTPMERIICGDVGFGKTEVALRAVFIAVFNGKQVAVLTPTTVLSFQHYRNFKERLEPFGVRVENLSRLKTRREIGEILEKLRKGQIDVIIGTHRVLQDDVKFKDLGLLIIDEEHRFGVRAKEKIRTVKKDVDTLYLSATPIPRTLSMALSGFKEISVIRTPPEGRLETKTYVSTYSEDVIKKAVNFELNRNGQVFYLFNRIDKIEEKAKQLKDMFPDASIEVAHGKLKPKQIEKRIIDFIQKKIDILVSTSIIETGIDIPSANTLIIERADLFGLAQLYHLRGRVGRGNIQAYCYLLLPERITDDAQKRIDAVLRFTRPGSGLKISMEDMRIRGAGNILGVEQSGYLKAVGYEMYIKLLQETLHEEAGSEEKMPIIHVNLDSYIPDSFIKDPSERMNLYMIVSKADISEIEQIREYLNQFYSKIPEAVSVYLNVEKLKKAAKNRGFKKIEISKDKAVITFEQENPPSPDVIDGILRHFGVIDVSATGISIHLNREDIGRLAELISGYSSISTFAPSVSTSRTINED; encoded by the coding sequence ATGAAAAAGTTCTACGGTAGCACCGGTTCATTTCCTGAGTACTGGACAGTCAAACATTTTTGTGAGACAGTCTGTGTTGTAACAGACTCTGAAAAAAGGGCAAAACTGTTCTATCACGATGCACAGGTGTATGCCAGACATCTAAGCAAAAGGATAGAGCTATCTATAATCCCCTCTGAAACAGATATTTTAGATACAGACTCTCAGATAAAGAGAAACTATGCCCTTTACTCTGTCCTGAAGAAAAAGAATTCTGTAGTTGTGATGGACAGGAAAGCACTTGATATTCCTGTGAGAAAAGTAGAGCAGTTTTTAAATAGCACCATAACAGTAGAAGAAGGAAAGGAGATTAACAGAGAGTATCTGATAGACACTCTCCTTAAAAACGGCTACATAAGGGAAGAGATAGTAGAAAATACTGGTGAGTTTAGCGTAAAAGGAGGGTTTATATCTGTACATATTCCATTTACAGGCTTGGTGGAGATACACCTTTTTGGAGATTTTGTTGAGAACATATACATAAAATCAAAGCTTGGAACAAGGAAGAAAATAAAAACTGTTGATATCTTTCCCCTTTATGACTTTCCAGTGAAAGCAGATGGTATAACGCTACAGTTTGAAAAAACAGAAGATACAAAGGTTTCAGAATATCTGAAAGATATAAACAGATATTACATAGATGTCCACACAGCTAAAGACGGGAAGGTTTACTTTTTCTCTACCGGAAGCTCAGATGTTGTAGGCAGTATAAAAGACAGAGAAGGTCTAAAAGAGATAAAACTCCCACTAAGACAGCCCCTTGTCTTAAAAGATGAAAAACTGTTTTTTAGCCCTTCAAAAGAGGAAACTCTTCAGATAGATTTTGAGCCTTTAGAAGAGGGAGATTATGTTGTACACGAAGATTACGGTATAGGTATATACAGGGGCATAGAAACAAGAAACATTAAAGGAAAAAATTACGACTTTATGATTTTGGAATATGCAGGAGGAGAAAAGGTATATCTGTCTTACCTCCACTTTGACAAAATATTCAAGTACAGAGCATCTGGTACTGTTGAGCTTGATACTATTGGTGGAACATCATGGAGAAACCTGAAAAAAAGAGTTAAAGGCTCACTGAAAAAGATTGCAAAACAGCTGCTAAAGCTGTATGCAGAAAGAAAAAGCACAAAAAGAAAACCATACATAGTAGATGATGAGCTGATTAAAAAGTTTGAAAGTTCTTTTCCCTATGTTGAAACCCCAGACCAGATGAAAGCCATCATAGATGTGAAAAACGATATGGCATCAGATACTCCTATGGAGAGAATTATATGCGGTGATGTTGGTTTTGGAAAGACAGAAGTTGCCCTGAGGGCTGTATTTATAGCTGTTTTTAACGGCAAACAGGTGGCTGTTTTAACCCCGACGACTGTCCTTTCCTTTCAGCATTACAGGAACTTTAAAGAGAGATTAGAGCCGTTTGGCGTGAGGGTTGAAAACCTTTCAAGGCTGAAAACAAGAAGGGAGATTGGGGAGATATTAGAAAAGCTAAGAAAAGGTCAGATAGATGTAATAATAGGAACACACAGAGTTCTTCAGGATGATGTGAAGTTTAAGGATTTAGGACTGCTGATTATTGACGAGGAGCACAGATTTGGCGTAAGGGCAAAAGAAAAGATAAGGACAGTGAAAAAAGATGTTGATACCCTCTATCTTTCTGCAACGCCAATTCCACGAACACTCAGTATGGCACTTTCTGGCTTTAAGGAGATATCTGTAATAAGGACACCACCAGAGGGGAGATTGGAAACAAAAACCTATGTTTCCACTTACAGTGAGGATGTTATAAAAAAAGCTGTCAACTTTGAGCTAAACAGAAATGGTCAGGTTTTTTATCTGTTCAACAGGATTGATAAGATTGAGGAAAAAGCAAAACAGCTAAAGGATATGTTCCCTGATGCCAGCATAGAAGTAGCCCATGGAAAACTAAAACCTAAACAGATAGAAAAAAGGATAATCGATTTTATACAGAAAAAGATAGATATCCTGGTTTCCACCTCTATAATTGAGACAGGGATTGATATACCCTCAGCAAACACACTGATAATTGAGAGGGCTGACCTTTTTGGCCTTGCACAGCTTTACCATCTGAGGGGAAGGGTAGGAAGGGGAAATATTCAGGCTTACTGTTACCTCCTTCTTCCTGAAAGAATAACAGATGATGCCCAAAAGAGAATAGACGCTGTTTTGAGATTTACCAGACCTGGCTCTGGTCTAAAGATATCTATGGAAGATATGAGGATAAGGGGAGCAGGCAACATCCTTGGTGTTGAGCAGAGTGGTTATCTAAAAGCTGTCGGTTATGAGATGTACATTAAACTACTTCAGGAAACTCTCCATGAGGAAGCAGGCTCAGAAGAAAAAATGCCGATTATTCATGTAAATTTAGACAGCTACATACCAGACAGCTTCATAAAAGACCCTTCAGAAAGGATGAACCTGTACATGATAGTATCAAAGGCAGATATTTCAGAGATAGAGCAGATAAGAGAGTATCTGAACCAGTTTTACTCTAAAATTCCTGAAGCTGTTTCTGTTTATCTTAACGTGGAAAAGCTGAAAAAAGCTGCAAAAAATAGAGGGTTTAAAAAGATTGAGATATCAAAGGATAAGGCAGTAATAACCTTTGAGCAGGAAAATCCACCATCTCCAGATGTTATTGACGGGATTCTAAGGCATTTTGGCGTTATAGATGTATCAGCTACTGGTATTTCAATACATCTAAACAGGGAAGATATAGGAAGGTTGGCTGAGCTTATTTCAGGTTATTCCAGTATCTCAACCTTTGCCCCTTCTGTGTCAACATCAAGAACCATAAACGAAGATTGA
- the thrB gene encoding homoserine kinase: MKKLKAVVPATTANLGAGFDTFGLALSLYNEFEVEEHDGVVIETVPENPFLEKPENNLFVQVLKYMCEKRRKTFYGAKVKQISNIPVARGLGSSATAIVAGILISAAVSKTELTDELFFETAYRFEPHPDNLLPAWKGGFTTALLSEGKTYYQKIPFPEDIKAVVAVPDFELSTEKARSVLPEKIPLKDGIFNVQRASLFLTALINRRYDLLKIAMEDRFHQPYRKKLIPGFDDVLKEAYNGGALGVSLSGAGPSVVALSVENHQEIGERMVYAFRRNGVQSSFMVLDVDTEGAKVEILE; this comes from the coding sequence ATGAAAAAACTGAAAGCTGTTGTCCCTGCAACCACTGCAAACCTTGGGGCAGGTTTTGACACTTTTGGTCTTGCCCTTTCCCTCTACAATGAATTTGAGGTAGAAGAACACGACGGAGTTGTAATAGAAACAGTCCCCGAAAACCCTTTCCTTGAAAAACCAGAGAACAACCTGTTTGTCCAGGTTCTAAAGTATATGTGTGAGAAAAGGAGGAAAACATTTTACGGGGCAAAGGTAAAACAGATAAGCAACATACCTGTTGCAAGGGGACTTGGAAGCAGTGCAACAGCTATTGTTGCAGGGATATTAATCAGTGCAGCTGTGAGCAAAACAGAGCTTACAGATGAGCTGTTTTTTGAAACGGCTTACAGGTTTGAACCCCATCCAGACAACCTTCTTCCTGCATGGAAAGGAGGATTTACCACTGCTCTTTTGTCGGAAGGTAAAACATACTACCAGAAGATACCATTCCCTGAAGATATAAAGGCTGTTGTTGCTGTTCCTGATTTTGAGCTATCCACAGAAAAGGCACGCTCTGTTCTGCCAGAAAAAATACCTCTAAAAGACGGTATTTTTAATGTTCAGAGAGCATCTCTGTTTCTCACAGCACTGATAAACAGAAGATACGATCTTCTAAAAATTGCTATGGAGGATAGATTCCATCAGCCTTACAGAAAAAAGCTCATTCCCGGATTTGATGATGTATTAAAAGAAGCTTACAATGGGGGAGCTTTAGGAGTTTCCCTCAGTGGAGCTGGGCCTTCTGTTGTTGCCCTTTCTGTAGAGAATCATCAGGAGATTGGAGAGAGGATGGTATATGCTTTCAGAAGAAATGGAGTTCAATCTTCGTTTATGGTTCTTGATGTTGACACAGAAGGGGCAAAGGTTGAGATACTGGAATAA
- the rfaD gene encoding ADP-glyceromanno-heptose 6-epimerase encodes MVEEIGSILITGGAGFIGSNLALELQERYPKAKIMILDDFSSANFKNLKKFRGEVLACDVSTDELFFKVDDFQPEVIFHLASITDTTVTDQELMMRKNVDGFKNILELAGESESVVVYASSASVYGNVKEHVPLKEDREKSPENVYAFSKYIMDNIARDFSEKTGLKVVGVRYFNVYGPGEAHKGKFASMIYQLYLQIKKGRRPRLFKWGEQRRDFVYVKDAVDATILAMEAPHSTVYNIGSGEARSFNEVVSLLNRYLGKDLEPDYFDCPYDFYQEFTQADMGKIKKELGFVPKYNLEKGIKEYVEILEGKVYHPVGG; translated from the coding sequence ATGGTGGAAGAAATTGGCAGCATTCTTATAACAGGAGGAGCCGGATTTATAGGCTCAAACTTAGCTCTGGAACTTCAGGAGAGATATCCAAAGGCAAAAATTATGATACTTGATGACTTTTCCAGTGCAAACTTTAAAAATCTGAAAAAATTCAGAGGTGAGGTTTTAGCCTGTGATGTGTCCACAGATGAGCTGTTCTTTAAGGTGGACGACTTCCAGCCAGAAGTGATATTCCACCTTGCCTCTATAACAGATACAACCGTTACAGACCAGGAACTGATGATGAGGAAGAATGTTGATGGTTTTAAGAACATATTAGAGCTTGCAGGAGAAAGTGAGTCTGTTGTTGTTTATGCCTCTTCTGCTTCTGTTTACGGCAATGTTAAGGAACATGTTCCACTTAAAGAAGACAGGGAAAAATCTCCAGAAAATGTGTATGCATTTTCTAAATATATTATGGACAACATAGCAAGAGATTTTTCAGAAAAGACAGGCTTAAAAGTTGTGGGAGTCAGGTACTTTAATGTTTACGGTCCCGGAGAAGCACACAAGGGAAAGTTTGCCAGTATGATATACCAGCTTTATCTTCAGATAAAAAAAGGCAGAAGACCCAGACTTTTTAAATGGGGTGAGCAGAGAAGGGATTTTGTTTATGTAAAAGATGCGGTTGATGCAACAATCTTAGCAATGGAAGCTCCCCATTCAACTGTTTACAACATAGGCTCTGGAGAGGCAAGGTCTTTTAACGAGGTTGTTTCACTTCTGAACAGATATCTTGGGAAAGATTTAGAGCCTGACTACTTTGACTGTCCCTACGACTTTTATCAGGAATTTACTCAGGCAGACATGGGGAAGATAAAAAAGGAGCTTGGTTTTGTTCCTAAGTACAATCTGGAAAAAGGAATAAAAGAGTACGTTGAGATATTAGAAGGAAAAGTTTACCATCCTGTAGGTGGATGA
- the accB gene encoding acetyl-CoA carboxylase biotin carboxyl carrier protein translates to MDKNLIFEIIEKIKGTKIEEVEFETEEGRIKIRQYVGPKKEVVSAPQQIVELKEESKPVSPAESQEKKTEKYHVIKSPLVGTFYRAPSPGAPPFVEEGDIVSKGQVLCIIEALKVMNEIESDINGRVVKILVENGQPVEFGQELFYIEPT, encoded by the coding sequence ATGGACAAAAACCTTATCTTTGAGATTATAGAGAAAATAAAAGGAACAAAGATTGAGGAAGTAGAGTTTGAAACAGAAGAGGGAAGGATAAAAATCAGGCAGTATGTAGGCCCCAAAAAAGAGGTAGTTTCTGCTCCTCAGCAGATAGTTGAGCTGAAAGAAGAGTCTAAACCTGTCTCTCCTGCAGAAAGTCAGGAGAAAAAAACAGAGAAGTATCACGTTATAAAATCACCTCTTGTTGGAACATTTTACAGAGCACCTTCGCCGGGAGCACCACCTTTTGTAGAGGAAGGGGATATCGTGTCAAAGGGGCAGGTTCTGTGCATCATAGAGGCCCTGAAGGTTATGAATGAGATAGAAAGCGACATAAATGGAAGAGTCGTAAAGATTCTGGTTGAAAATGGTCAGCCTGTTGAGTTTGGGCAGGAACTTTTTTATATAGAACCGACATAA
- the efp gene encoding elongation factor P, with amino-acid sequence MGVKIGINQIKKDMFIVHNGEPYRVLDYDHVKPGKGQAFVRVKAKNMKTGNVVEITYKSSDSIELADFEQRQMAYSYYDGDSYWFIDSNTGDMIAVPAAVLGDEAQFLKEGMEVFIFLDKGQPIGVELPKSAVYEVIETEPGFKGDTATSTLKPAKIDTGATVQVPLFINEGDKIKVDTRTGKYIERVNE; translated from the coding sequence ATGGGAGTCAAAATCGGAATTAACCAGATTAAAAAGGATATGTTTATCGTTCACAACGGAGAGCCTTACAGGGTTTTAGATTATGATCATGTAAAGCCGGGTAAAGGCCAGGCATTTGTGAGGGTTAAGGCAAAAAATATGAAAACAGGAAACGTTGTTGAAATCACATACAAATCCTCCGATTCCATTGAGCTTGCAGATTTTGAACAGAGACAGATGGCTTACTCTTACTACGATGGTGATTCTTACTGGTTTATTGATTCTAACACAGGAGATATGATTGCTGTTCCTGCAGCAGTTTTAGGAGATGAAGCACAGTTTCTAAAGGAAGGAATGGAAGTATTTATATTTTTAGATAAAGGACAGCCTATAGGTGTAGAACTGCCAAAATCTGCCGTTTATGAGGTGATAGAAACAGAGCCGGGATTTAAAGGTGATACAGCAACCTCAACCTTAAAACCTGCAAAGATAGATACAGGGGCTACTGTTCAGGTTCCTCTTTTTATCAATGAAGGAGATAAGATAAAGGTAGATACAAGAACAGGAAAATATATAGAAAGGGTTAACGAATAA